In the Drosophila teissieri strain GT53w chromosome 3R, Prin_Dtei_1.1, whole genome shotgun sequence genome, TCGATATCACGCAAGTCACACGACGAGATGATTGCATatgttgcgtatacgcactgttgcCCCAGCAGGGAGTCGTAATTAAGTGCCCTAATGCACAGTAAAATCTGCTTTCAGCGCACACTTGCACACGTCACACACGAGTGGGATTTTTATTCAGTTAGGTATTAAAGGGGCCATAAACAATAAGTGAAACTGCAGCTGACAGcacgtaaatatttatgaaattttcacaacaaacaaaatctaaCTAAGGCAAATAAATGCTTGCAGGCACAGCCGTATTATGAACTGCAATCGAATCCCTTACGCATACATACAAAGGGTGATGGGCGAGAATGAGGAGATGTTAGAGGACTTCGGGAAAATACGATTCGCAGAGAGGGCAGGACACGTGCCGCCTCGAGGACAATGTGACCGATATGCAAAAGTTCCGACCACAGCAGCGGCAAAGTTGAACGAAAGGATGTGCTGACATTGTCCAGAGACAGTTACCTGTGATATTTTGTGAAATTCCAAAGGAAAACACAGGACCAAACCGAGACAGCCCCAATATGCATCGGCCATTGGGCGATtggagatgggagatgggagCTTGGAGACTGGAGATTGGGTGGGCGGTTACCATCTagacacacaggcacactcgTATAAACAGGATTATGTGTCTCGGGGGGTTATGTAAGTAAGCTTCCGttgtaaattgattttgtagCAAAGCCGGACACACTgagggaaaatgaaaaggattTTATCCACTTATTGTTGCCAGGGGTCGTGCCTGGCCACCACCTGAAATGAAAACTACACAAGTTCGTTTGCACAACTGCCCAACTGCCCAGCTTCGTGCATACAGCTAAGGTCGCAGTCGTATGATTGGGGAATACGAATGATGTTATTTCACTTGTTCTCTTAAAATGTTGCAACTTCACTGAAAATGCTTATGGGAGTCTCAGCTAATTTTTATCCACGCTAAATAACTAGGCGattatacttttaatttacaaaagaAGTTGATATCTTCATGACTCCAGCTGTttatatattacattacaAATTCGGGTCGAGGAAAGGCGGTCCGAAGGTTGCATGAATGACTGATCTCCTGtgtggaaatatttttaattttggcaTAGCTCTGATTTGATTGTGCCTCGTCGAGGCGAGTCTTGCTGTTCGTCCTGAGAATGTCCGtccatttttttgtacattcTGCGGGCTGGAGACAATTTTTCGCTTTGTTCAGCTGACATTTGCCGGATGACTGAAGGACGGGTTGACTACGACTATCTCTATTCTGCCCTCTGTCAACGTCTATGCTTTTGATATTGATGTCCTTTGAAGTGTTTTCAATTAGTTTGCATTTCGCTTGTCGTTTCCTTCACTCCTTCACTTGGTTTCTTGCAGCGGTCTTCTTTTTGTGCCCGGTATTTGATGGTAAAAAGGTTGAATAAAATTGTATGCAAAAAAGGGTTGTGTCTTATTAAGTAGTTGGAAATTCAACATAGCAATACAATGGTAAAGTGAGGTATAGTTTTCTACAGGGCTAAACTtatgaatataattttttatggagaggtCACGCAATctcctttatttatttctatggTTTGTTTGGGCTTCACTACTAGAATGGACACGGTATCTAATAGTCTGTATGCTTGGTTACTTCCTCTTGTATTTGCGCAGAGGGCAAAAAGGCCCGGGACATATTAATAAAAGACAGACGGCCATGGGAATGTCCTGCGACCGTCTGCTAATTGAACGACGAGCGTCGGACTATCCAATCCTTCCAGGACTTGTCAGCTTTGCGCCAAATGAGTTTCAAAGGTAAACGGGGAGTGGAATGccagcaactggcaactggcaactagCAACTAGCGACTGCCAACTGCACAAACTGTCTACATGTGCCCCAAATTGGCGCTCAGTCGGATTAGCTGCTTTTTGCTACAATCTGCAACTGCTCTGTTTTTTCACCTTTTTGCTGCATTTTAGGGGCGCTGACAACTGCGAACAGGTGGCTGGCAAACATTTACGTAAAGTGTTCGTGCCATTACTGCCTTTGGGATggtcataaatatttgcgctGGCTAGTTCAGTGAGCATCTGTGTCGAGCGGATCTTTGACATGGCGCTGCATACGAATGTACGAATGTACGTACTATGGCATAAATTGGGAATGAGGGAAGGCTGTGCCACAGATAGCTTTTATTCAATTCTATTCCTCGCATTTCCGCTCTCCGCTCTCCGCCATCAGCATAATTTACTCGGACTTCCGTTCTGGCTCACTCAAACCCCAGCGTGCATATTTTATGCCTTTTATCATAATTTATGCGTTGATACggcaaatgcataaaattaaattcaattcacaTAGACACACTCGCCCATCCTTTTTGAGTTTTCCGAATGCAttcaattttgatttaatgtAATTCCCAACGTGGCCCATCCCCTTCCAATGCAGTGACTATTTTTAGCTTAGAGCAAATGATGgcagaaatttgcataaattgcatttaatgctGGCTGCATATCGATATGAATGCCTCGGTGAGATCGGGTTATGCAAATCACACTCAGACGTGGCTGATTGGATAATTGTCGGTAATCAACGGCAAAGCGCTTTTCTAAGCTGTACGAATGTCTCACTAATGTGTCgacaaattgataaaaatgtGCCAGCTTCAATAAAATCGTTTCAACTTTCAGTTTGGGAATGGAaatattggtttttaattCGGCTCTTCCACTATGAGCTTGAATCAAACGGCACTACAATATAGCATTGTATATTCTACGCCATAATGATGAACAAATGCTCCTTCTTAGAGggaaacattaaaatatattttaattgaaaagctTACGCGTATAGAGTGGGGCGCctttccaattaaaaattggTGCATTAAATGAATATCCATTTTGGGCTTAGAATGCACGGGCTGTGAAATTTCTAAATTTGCAAGGCCTCTATCGGAGAACACATATTTTCAAATCCATACAaggcaaaaaattatttaattaagaaGCACAAAGCCCCGGCGATTTCATCTCTAGCTCAATTCTTCCTCCTTGGCTCGTTTCATTGATTTCGTTCaggcaataaaaatttattaccAGCATACCCAATCCGGCTCATTCCACCTAGACTGAACCGTAAAAAACTTCAGCagtgaaaaaatgaaaatgaagacGGGGAGCCAGGACGAAAACTGATGATTTTATCACAGCCAGCAGTTTTTCAGCTTGAACTGTGGCAATGGCCTTTTATTCAATTTGCGCGCTTCATTCAAATTGTTCGCCGAGGGAAGTAGAGagagaaatgcaaaagttttggTCGCCTTTTGAACCTTTTGGCACTCGCCACCGTTGTATTATTGAGTCTGTAAATCGCCAAGCTTGTAGCCAGTTAAGCCGAACTACGGCCTGCtgctttaatttcaatttcactgAAGGCAGCGAAATAAACGCaaggcgaaagccgaaaaacgaaaaaagttAAGTCGGAGCGCCACGGGGCGCATAAAATGCGGCGTTAATTTGACAGGCAACGTCTGGGTGCATGGGCATGTGTGGAAAATAGCGAAAGTGTGGGGCGTCAAGGGGTTAAGAGTTGTCgccgttggccaaaaaaataacagcGTTAGCAACTTAACGCATCATGTGCCAAGCCTGCGATTGAATTCCCTAAACTTGGCCAACGGCAGGGAGATACTATAGCTTCCAGTCACTGGGAAAGATAATTAAAAATCGCATTGAAAGCTCATGTACGgtacattttaataaacctAACCAGagttaagttaagtttatACAGCTCACTTCAACGCACagctttttaaaataatacctTATTTAAATGAACAGACTGCTTTTCTATTTTAGGAATAATTGTTTCAGAATATTAGATGTTATATTTCGAGACCTGACAACCAACTGTATTTAGAGAGAGCTCAAAATTTACGTTCCCCCTAGTCGAACATGCCTCTCGTATACTTCGATCGCACGATTAACTCGCCGCAGGAGCTCATCCTGGCGGGATTGAAGGACGCCACCACAGGTACTTCCCTGCGCGATCTGGCCACCTTTGTGACGCGCAAGACGGGATTTCCGGGCGAAGTCTGCTTTAAGGTTATCGCGGAGGCCCTCGAGGAGGCCATGGCCTGCAAGACCATTCGCCAAGTGGGTGGACTCTTCTACGAGATACCGCCAAAACCACCTAGGCCACCTAAACCACCGAAACCGCCTCGTACGCCCGCCAGACGTCGGAAATGCTAAACAGCGCAACCAAAGACGGGGAATGACTGTTGCCATAATTAATTCATAATGCCGAGAGTATCCGCTCTAGTGGCCGAGAAGAGCTGAGCAAAcactttattaaaattaaaatttatctaAATTGCGACAGCAAGCTATTCTATCCGCAAAGTACTTGAACAACTTCGCCCGCCTTCTTCTGACAATGACGAAAGGGTTGATGTGAATGCCAGCCCTACCCGCAAAGTAAAGTGTCTGCACCCAGTCCACatcattttccccttttccattctttttacatttttttccaaaGGTGCACtccttgttgctgctgcaacgtCTTGTGTCTGTCAAACGTCAGTCTTGGCGTTGTGGAGCGTTGAAATTGAAAGCTCCGCTCGCTTTATCTTTTGGCCAGGTGGGGCGAAGATGGAATAGAATGGGGGCCCTTGGCACGGCCCTTTGCATTCTCAATGTGTcactttgatttattattttcgacAGCCCTCCCCACGGAACTCCGCTTACAGGACTTGTGAGTCTaagcagcaacagaaaaaTACACCAGAAGCAAAAAATGGTTCTAACACAGTATATTTCACGTAAACAAAGATACTTGACGTGAGTTTCAGGGACTAACATTATACGAGTATTcaagcttaaaatattttttgttttttatttctgtattataatttcttatgtatttattatatatttattttattacagaATTTTGGGActcaaatagttttttttttaaatcattaaaGAGTATAATCTCCCGTTCAAAATGGCTCGTTCATGTCGTTGCTTTGAATTCttatttactattttattACAAACATAAACGAAAAGGCAcaactttgttaaaataaaatagttatttttACTGAGTTTTATAGGTTGGTAGGTTTCccaattttttctttgtaaatatgtaaaacaaTATGAAGCATATTTTTCGCTCAGTGAATCCTGTTTCTGGGAAGAACGCAACCCGAGCGCAGTTTTTCATTTCCCTCTGCATTTTTTACGCGCCCCTGCCACTTTGCGTTTTTatctcatttatttattttacaattagACAAAGTGAAGTGCACTTCCACACGGGCAGCAGATGCACATGGGCTGGTggttggggatggggatgggatcGGGATTGGGTTTGCGggtgcaattgcaattgcaattccagctgcaatggcaatggcaatggcaagtGTTCTGCCATGTCCACGTCCATGTCGGGTGTGTACTTTGTGGTATGGCAGCACGCCAAGGAATCTGGAGCTCAATCGAGAAAAAAGCGAGTATAGGCGTCCTTGTGGCTGCCTTAAATCACAAGCTTATGGGCAAGCTGcttaaaattaacattaagGCTTAAGTATGCCGTGGACCCACTGCGCACAGATACGAGGCACGAGATACAAGATACGAGATACTTCACAGAGCAGATACTTTCTCGCCAAGGTTGAGCCGGCAGGCGGCTGGCAATAATCATAAAAGTAGCCCGCACACAAGTCTCTCGCAAAAACTTTTCACATCGacgaaacaaatggcaaatggcctGGTAGAAGAAACACTTAAGGGCCAGGTAAGTGAaaactcaaataaaaatggcaggGCACCCCGAAAAAGGAGCAAACTTTTACAATGCGAAAGGAACTCGAGGTCGGGCTATTTTCGGGCATCGGAAAACTTCAAGCTGCCTCAGATTCAATGAACCAACGGTTTGCAGACCTTAAAGGTAATTTCCGCACAGTAAATCGACTTATCGACTGACAAAAGaattaaacaaagtttttaaaatgatttattactCGGAATAATCCGAGCTAAAAGTAATTCataaaaggatttaaattAAGGGGCAAAATGtagtttgtttatatatacaatattacacctaaaaaatgtaatgtttttAAGAATAATAATGATTGAGATTTTAATAAAGATAgtaacaaaatgcaaaaaaggaATTTTTTTAGGCATTACAGGCATACATTGGTTTA is a window encoding:
- the LOC122620690 gene encoding uncharacterized protein LOC122620690, whose protein sequence is MPLVYFDRTINSPQELILAGLKDATTGTSLRDLATFVTRKTGFPGEVCFKVIAEALEEAMACKTIRQVGGLFYEIPPKPPRPPKPPKPPRTPARRRKC